One window of the Microplitis demolitor isolate Queensland-Clemson2020A chromosome 10, iyMicDemo2.1a, whole genome shotgun sequence genome contains the following:
- the LOC103576082 gene encoding prefoldin subunit 6, protein MEDLQKKLQTEVEVYKQIQRDYHKALINRQQLDGQLNETTAVKDELYLLKSSNEVFKLIGPVLIKQDLDEAKQNVNKRIEFITNELKRVDTLINDLDTKQERQRESLDKLQQMFQIGQQKAAVKA, encoded by the exons atggaggatttgcaaaaaaaattacaaactgAAGTAGAggtttataaacaaattcaaCGAG ATTATCACAAAGCACTCATAAATCGTCAACAACTTGATGGCCAACTGAATGAAACAACAGCTGTAAAAGATGAATTATACTTATTGAAATCCAGCAATGAAGTATTTAAACTGATTGGTCCAGTATTGATAAAACAAGATTTGGATGAAGCTAaacaaaatgttaataaacGTATCGAATTTATTACCAATGAATT aaaacgaGTAGATACATTGATCAATGATTTAGACACCAAACAAGAACGTCAACGTGAAAGTCTTGATAAATTACAACAGATGTTTCAAATCGGTCAGCAAAAAGCTGCTGTAAAAGCTtag